A genomic segment from Microbispora sp. ZYX-F-249 encodes:
- a CDS encoding relaxase/mobilization nuclease domain-containing protein produces the protein MIGKVMRGRRVGGLLYYLYGPGRANEHVNPHIVAGWRHPAELEPSLRPEGGRDFRNLIGLLNQPLAALGERGYAEPVWHCVARAARQDRILSDDEWAQVAQEIMTRTGLAPADDDDGVRWVAVRHADDHIHIVATLARQDGTKPRTWNDFYRVREACQAVERRYALRMTAPGDRTAARRPTRSETEQTRRRGWDEVPRTVLRQHVVTAAAAAASEEEFFRSLDAAGVLVRQRLSQRNPGEVTGYAVALPKHRNRAGELVWFGGGRLAADLTLPKLRARWSSGSDHHPDGTGADERREIWELVTAAARQAAAHLREATAGEPGGAADVPGATADLLHVAARLLKDRRLHNAAEAFDRAAREPYARIPPPTRAGLELRRAVRRLAAGTRGSGGSLVADIAALVAAVAELRTAQGRMAQAVAARAAAQHLAVASPAAGSPVRLAAADFPQPVARPLGADSGQNPRSSGRSAGPSAPSASPRHR, from the coding sequence TTGATCGGAAAGGTGATGCGCGGGCGCCGCGTCGGCGGGTTGCTGTACTACCTGTACGGCCCGGGCCGGGCCAACGAGCACGTCAACCCGCACATCGTCGCCGGGTGGCGGCATCCGGCCGAGCTGGAGCCGTCGCTCCGCCCGGAAGGCGGGCGGGATTTCCGGAATCTGATCGGATTGCTCAACCAGCCGCTCGCCGCGCTGGGGGAGCGGGGTTACGCGGAGCCGGTGTGGCACTGCGTCGCCCGTGCCGCACGCCAGGACCGGATCCTGAGCGATGACGAGTGGGCGCAGGTCGCCCAGGAGATCATGACCCGCACCGGTCTCGCGCCGGCCGACGATGACGACGGCGTGCGCTGGGTCGCCGTGCGGCACGCCGACGACCACATCCATATCGTCGCCACGCTCGCCCGCCAAGATGGCACCAAGCCCCGGACCTGGAACGACTTCTACCGGGTACGGGAGGCCTGCCAAGCCGTCGAGCGCCGGTACGCCCTGCGCATGACGGCCCCGGGGGATCGGACGGCGGCGCGCCGGCCGACCCGCAGCGAGACGGAACAGACCCGGCGGCGCGGGTGGGACGAGGTGCCGCGGACGGTGCTACGGCAGCACGTCGTCACCGCAGCCGCCGCAGCGGCCTCGGAAGAGGAGTTCTTCCGGTCGTTGGACGCCGCAGGCGTGCTGGTGCGGCAGCGACTGAGCCAGCGCAATCCCGGCGAGGTGACGGGGTACGCGGTGGCGCTGCCGAAGCATCGCAACCGCGCCGGCGAGCTGGTGTGGTTCGGCGGCGGCAGGCTCGCCGCCGACCTCACTCTTCCGAAACTCCGTGCGCGGTGGAGCAGCGGAAGCGATCACCACCCCGACGGAACGGGCGCGGACGAACGCCGGGAGATTTGGGAGCTGGTGACGGCGGCTGCCCGGCAGGCCGCCGCGCATCTGCGCGAGGCCACAGCCGGAGAACCGGGCGGCGCGGCGGACGTGCCGGGCGCCACCGCTGACCTGCTGCATGTCGCAGCGCGCCTGCTGAAGGACCGGCGGCTGCACAACGCCGCAGAGGCCTTCGACCGCGCCGCGCGGGAGCCGTACGCGCGGATTCCGCCCCCCACACGAGCAGGGCTGGAGCTGCGTAGGGCTGTGCGAAGGCTCGCTGCCGGGACGCGCGGGTCCGGGGGATCGCTCGTCGCCGACATCGCGGCGCTGGTCGCCGCCGTGGCCGAGCTCCGTACGGCGCAGGGCAGGATGGCCCAGGCGGTCGCGGCACGAGCGGCCGCGCAGCACCTCGCCGTGGCCTCACCTGCCGCGGGTTCCCCGGTACGGCTAGCCGCGGCGGACTTCCCGCAGCCCGTCGCCAGGCCGCTCGGCGCGGATTCCGGTCAGAATCCGCGCTCGTCCGGGCGCTCTGCCGGTCCTTCGGCACCGTCTGCGTCACCTCGGCATAGGTAG
- a CDS encoding plasmid mobilization protein: MSDGGEDTGSSTGSRQVRQRRRQRQAVPRPHVVKFVLTEEEYADLRTAAERLGLAHGAYAAEAALAAARMVNPPMPDPLREALIELMHAAGQVRRIGVNLNQAVAALNATGADPGNLVPYAAACLRAVQRLDGIAEGVRKAIR; the protein is encoded by the coding sequence ATGTCCGATGGGGGAGAAGACACCGGGTCCAGCACGGGGTCCAGGCAGGTGCGGCAGCGGCGGCGTCAACGCCAGGCGGTGCCGCGGCCGCACGTGGTGAAGTTCGTGCTGACCGAGGAGGAGTACGCCGACCTCCGCACAGCCGCCGAACGCCTTGGGCTGGCGCACGGGGCGTACGCGGCAGAGGCGGCCTTGGCGGCGGCGCGGATGGTGAACCCGCCGATGCCCGACCCGCTGCGCGAGGCCCTGATCGAGCTGATGCACGCCGCCGGCCAGGTGCGCCGCATCGGGGTCAACCTCAACCAGGCCGTCGCGGCGCTCAACGCGACCGGCGCTGATCCCGGCAACCTGGTTCCGTACGCCGCCGCGTGCTTGCGGGCGGTGCAGCGGTTGGACGGAATCGCGGAAGGCGTCCGGAAGGCGATCCGTTGA
- a CDS encoding superinfection immunity protein gives MDALAHSYLFWIGLILLLVVLYLLPTLIGLLRGVENVLLLIAFNFFGGLTCIGWPAALFLAFALPTRHDRQ, from the coding sequence GTGGACGCCCTCGCGCACAGCTACCTGTTCTGGATCGGCCTGATCCTGCTGCTCGTTGTGCTGTACCTCCTGCCCACGCTGATCGGGCTCTTACGCGGCGTCGAGAATGTCCTCCTGCTGATCGCGTTCAACTTCTTCGGCGGACTCACCTGCATCGGCTGGCCGGCAGCACTCTTCCTGGCCTTCGCGCTGCCCACGCGCCATGACCGCCAATAG
- a CDS encoding toprim domain-containing protein has product MLLAIHEHAERFFQAHLSTSWVPGYLRQRGLDDHVHRQWRIGYAPNEWRALTRHLRGLGFPDTAIEASGLARRTTRGMLIDFFRDRAMFPITERDATAIAFIGRSRTSEPRYLNSPNTPIYAKGRALFGLHTLSAGAKPVITEGPLDAIAITAAGRGELAGLALCGTSLTPNQVKTLAAAADLRASGVLVAFDGDRAGQQAAARSYSLLKDAGTAEALVLPSDWDPAAVLSDAGPKTLTALLRVRVRPLADLVTDAAIEPWHGSLQYAEGRVGALRAAGAAIATMAPRDVARQVARVAAQLNFDHATVTETTTDSVTARLALADFPTAPTSGNTTTRSGERRASERPLRGPTP; this is encoded by the coding sequence ATGCTCCTCGCCATCCACGAGCACGCCGAACGCTTCTTCCAGGCCCACCTCTCCACCAGTTGGGTCCCCGGCTACCTGCGCCAGCGCGGACTCGACGACCACGTTCACCGTCAGTGGCGCATCGGCTACGCCCCGAACGAATGGCGAGCGCTGACCAGACATCTGCGCGGTCTCGGCTTCCCCGACACCGCAATCGAGGCCTCCGGCCTGGCCCGGAGGACCACCCGCGGCATGCTCATCGACTTTTTCCGCGACCGGGCGATGTTCCCCATCACCGAGCGCGACGCGACAGCGATCGCCTTCATCGGTCGCAGCCGTACGAGCGAACCCAGGTACCTCAACAGCCCGAACACCCCTATCTACGCGAAGGGACGGGCACTGTTCGGCCTGCACACGCTCAGCGCCGGAGCCAAGCCGGTCATCACCGAAGGCCCCCTGGACGCGATCGCCATCACCGCCGCTGGCCGGGGCGAGCTGGCCGGACTCGCCCTGTGCGGCACCAGCCTCACCCCCAACCAGGTCAAAACCCTCGCTGCGGCCGCCGACCTGCGCGCCAGCGGTGTGCTGGTCGCCTTCGACGGCGACCGCGCCGGGCAGCAAGCCGCAGCGCGGTCCTACTCTCTGCTCAAAGACGCCGGTACGGCGGAAGCCCTCGTGCTCCCATCGGACTGGGATCCGGCTGCGGTGCTCAGCGACGCTGGCCCCAAAACTCTCACGGCACTGCTTCGCGTGCGGGTACGGCCCCTGGCCGACCTGGTGACCGACGCCGCCATCGAGCCCTGGCACGGCTCCCTGCAGTACGCCGAAGGGCGTGTCGGCGCACTTCGCGCCGCCGGTGCGGCTATCGCCACGATGGCACCCCGTGACGTCGCCCGGCAGGTCGCCCGTGTCGCCGCGCAGCTCAACTTCGACCACGCGACCGTCACCGAGACCACCACCGATTCGGTGACCGCCCGGCTGGCCCTCGCCGATTTCCCGACAGCACCCACATCCGGCAACACGACCACACGCTCGGGCGAAAGGAGAGCAAGTGAACGACCACTACGCGGACCCACTCCGTGA